Proteins encoded by one window of Corvus cornix cornix isolate S_Up_H32 chromosome 27, ASM73873v5, whole genome shotgun sequence:
- the LOC120411350 gene encoding feather keratin Cos1-2-like, which produces MSCNPCCQPCGPCPLANSCNECCVRQCQSSTVAIQPSAVVVTLPGPILSSFPQNTVVGSSTSAAVGSILSSGGVPINSGGFDISCITSGYGGRCCPPC; this is translated from the coding sequence ATGTCCTGCAACCCTTGCTGCCAGCCCTGCGGCCCCTGCCCGCTGGCCAACAGCTGCAATGAGTGCTGTGTCAGGCAGTGCCAGAGCTCCACCGTGGCCATCCAGCCCTCCGCAGTCGTGGTGACCCTGCCCGGGCCCAttctcagctccttcccacagaacaCCGTGGTGGGATCCTCCACCTCCgctgctgttggcagcatcctcagctctgGCGGAGTGCCCATCAACTCTGGCGGCTTTGACATCTCCTGCATCACCAGCGGCTATGGCGGCAGATGCTGTCCCCCCTGCTAA